The genomic window CTTCCAAACCTGGTAAACTTCACCTGTTACGATTTCGCCTACTCTATCTTTATATTTTTTGAAGATTTCGTCTTTCTCTAATTCCAATACTTTAGAAACCAAAGTTTGACGGGCAGCTAAAATTGCTCTACGGCCAAAGCTTTCTAAGGTAATTTGCTCGATATAATCATCGCCAACTTCTAAAGTACTGTCTAATTTAGAAACTTCAGCAAGCTCGATCTCTAAATCATCATCCTCAGAAAACCCATCTTCCATTACTTTTCTCGTTCTCCAGATCTCCAAATCCCCGTTATCCGGATTCACGATAACATCACAGTTTTCGTCTGTTCCGTATTTTTTACGCAACATGCTACGAAAAACTTCTTCCAGCACACTGATCACCGTTGGGCGATCTATATTTTTGAAATCTTTAAACTCTTGAAAAGAGTCGATCAAATTAATTGTTGTAGTACTCATTTTTACTTAAATGAAATTAACACACTTGTTTCTAATATATCATTAAACGGAACAGCTGTTTGAATTGCTACCGCCTTTTTCCCTTTTTCTTTAACCGATTCTTCAATCAGCAGATTATTATCTGTAACCGATAGCAGTTTCCCTTCTTTTTTTGATCCTTCTTTCAGCTTAATGCTTACTGTACGGCCAATATTTTTATTGTATTGACGGATTAATTTTAAAGGCTCACCAACACCGGGCGAAGAAACTTCTAAATTATAAGCCTGTTCTATTGCGTTTTCTTCTTCGAGATGAAAACCAACGTGTCTGCTTATGGCCACACAATCCTGTATGCTAATACCTTCGTCGCCATCAACATGGATAATTAATTTATTGTTTGGCAACATTTTCACCTCAACCAGAAACAGCTCTGGCCGATCTGCTATTTTTTCCTCAACGAGGGCTGCAACTCTCTTTTCTACCTGCATATTTTAACCTGATTTCATAGAAAAAGGGGACACTGTCCCCTTCTCTTTTCTTCGATTACGATGCAAATGTAGTAATTTTTTAGAAAAAATCAAACACTTGCGCTAATTATTATGCTGATTATTACCGTTTAAGTGTTTGCCGCTGTGCTTTTAAATTCTGCTTACCCTTCCCCATAATCAGATCGCCTACAGTTGCAAATTTTATTCCGACGTAACTCTCAACCAGATATTCTTTACCCTTAAGAAATGGCTGATCGGGATTAAATACGAGTGAATCGCCTAATATCTTAACCTTGCCAGGCACTTCCAGTTCATCCTGGATACTGTCCAGATCGCCCGGTTTTATTAAAACAGAGACCAAATTAAGTGCATCTGCATTAGCCTGATAGGCATTTTTAACCTGTAAGAGACTCGCCTCATCAATATTTTTAATTATTATTGATGAACTATCCCCAGAAAACTTAATTATTGGCCTGTTGTTTGTATTCGAACATGAAAGTGCAAATATAGCAATAGCAATTACGGCCTGGTATTTAAAAAAGCATTTAAACATTTACAAAAATAAACAATTATGAGATTTATTATCGAAATCCTTTTGATGGGATTAGCCTTTTTTATCGGCGCAAGAATAGTACCTGGCGTACATGTTGATAGTTATGCAACATCCATTATTGCTGCAGTACTGGTTGCGCTTGCGAACTCAACCATTGGGTTCATTTTAAGATTATTAACATTCCCTGTTAATTTTTTAACGCTCGGACTGGTATCATTCATCATTACCGTTTTAATGATTTTATTGGTTGATAACATGATGACCTCTTTTAACACTTCAGGTTTTATCGCCGCTGCATTCCTGGCTATAGTTGTAGCTTTAATTAAAGCAGTGTTTAGTGCTGTAGTTGGGGAAAAAGAATAGTCTTGAGTCCAGAGTCGGCAGTCTTGAGTCAATTAGACTAAGGACTACCGACTTCAGACTGAGGACTAACGGATCACTTCTCTCGAAATAACCATTTTCTGAATCTCAGATGTACCTTCGTAAATCTGGGTAATTTTAGCATCGCGCATTAAACGTTCTACGTGGTATTCTTTTACGAAACCATAACCACCGTGCACCTGTACCGCTTCAATGGTTACATCCATCGCCACTTTCGAAGCAAACAGTTTGGCCATAGAACCGGCCTGTGTGTAAGGTAAACCCTGATCCTTTAACCAGGCAGCTTTATAAACCAATAACCTGGCGGCTTCGATCTGTGTAGCCATATCGGCCAGTTTAAAAGCAATGGCCTGATGCTCAGAAATTGGTTTGCCGAATGATTTACGCTCTTTAGCATACTGCGTGGCCAACTCGAAAGCACCCTGTGCAATACCTAAAGCCTGGGCCGCAATACCGATCCTTCCGCCTTCTAATGTTTTCATGGCGAATTTAAAACCGAAGCCATCTTCGCCAATTCTATTTTCTTTTGGCACCTTCACATCGTTAAACATTAAAGAATGTGTATCAGATCCGCGGATGCCGAGTTTATTTTCTTTTGGTCCAACGGTAAAACCTTCTATCCCTTTCTCTACAATAAAAGCATTGATACCTTTATGCCTTAATTCTGGATGGGTTTGTGCAATAACCAGATAAGTTGATGCAGTACCGCCGTTGGTGATCCAGTTTTTTGTACCATTCAGCAAATAATAATCGCCTTTATCCTCAGCGGTTGTACGTTGCGAGGTGGCATCAGATCCGGCTTCGGGTTCTGACAAACAAAAAGCGCCTATTTTTTCTCCTGCTGCCAACGGCTTTAAATATTTTTCTTTTTGGGCTTCACTGCCATAGGCCTCTAATCCGTAACAAACCAAAGAGTTGTTTACTGAAACCACAACTGATGCAGAAGCATCGATTTTAGAAAGCTCTTCCATTACCAAAACGTAAGAAATGGCATCGAGTCCGCTTCCATTATATTTTTCGCTCACCATCATCCCCAAAAAACCAAGTTCTCCAAGTTTTTTCACCTGCTCGGCCGGAAATTTCTGATGTTCGTCTCGTTCGATTACGCCAGGCTTTAATTCTTGCTGCGCGAAATCGCGGGCTGCCTGCCGGATCATTAATTGCTCTTCACTTAATTCAAAATGCATAACATTTATGTATAAAAGGTTAGTAAATCAAATGTAGCATTAATGATCGAAATTACTATGGTTGCATAGTAATTTATTTTTAATTTCACCTCATGCTGCGACGGCGTATTTGGTTCTGCTCCTATTGGGATCATAGCGAATGGCGGGATAGCAGCCCAAAGCACACTGGCTTCCATTTTTCCAAAAAAACGTTCTTTTTAGGCTTTTGGATTGGAAACGAGCGGTTCCGGGCATTTGGCAGCCATGGCCCCGCTTTACGCTTTACTTCGCTGTGCTCCGTGTTCGCTTTAATCGGGTTTACGAACAACGTGTAGCGCCAGGAGAACAAAACGCTAATTTTAAACCCAACAGCAGCGTCGGCTCCCGATTTAAACACCGGTTTACGTTATATCTTGATGTGCTTGCGTGTTTTCTCAGATTTTCTGTAGTTGCAAAAAAAATATTTAGTTTTTTTTAAAAGCAATAGCGGTAATACTTCGGTTACGATAAAGATACTTATACTATTAAGCCGGATTTATTTGCTTGTGCAATCTGCGTTAACGATGGAAACGGCATCCTTTTTGGCTAGTATATTGATTATAGTCGAAGGACAGCCAAAAAGATACAGCGGACAGCGTGTTAAAACGCCCACAAAAAAATTATTTAACCGCTCTTTTAGTCAAGACGAAACCCAGACTTAAACTTCCTAAAATAAGAATTAGTAAAACCTGCGAGGAATGAATAATGGTTGAGTAGGCCAAGCCATCTTTAAAAGAAACGGAATACAATACCAGTGACTGGGCAACCATCCAGTGAAAAACACCAATCCCGCCCTGAACAGGTGCTGCCATGGCAAAACCAGAAAAAACAATTGCGGTAAATGCAGCATTAAAATGTAATCCCGAAGTAGCCTGAATAGAAGAAAAAGCGAAATACATGGAAAGTAAGTAGAAAAGCCAAATACCTAAGGTATAGGTTAAGAACAAACCTTTTTCTTTTAACTTGCTATACGAGCCAAATCCTTGACGCAGACTTACAAAAATGCGTAAAAATTTTTTACTGAATTTTTGACGGAGAAAATATATTGCAACAGCAATGAGCAGCAGGATGATGATACCCAAACCAACCAACCACAAATAGTTAATTGTATTTATTTTTTTTACAAGATTGAGATAGATGGTTTGATAAAGAAACCCGGCTACAATATCATATTGAAAAATCAGCATCGCCAAACTGGTAAGAAAAAGCATCAGCACATCAAATAGCCGTTCAGTAATTACGGTACCTATAGAAGCAAACATGGGCACCTTTTCGGCTTTGTGGATCACTGAGCAACGGCCAATCTCTCCGAAGCGTGGCAAAGCAAGGTTAGCCAAATAGCCGATCATTACAGCGTGGTAAGCATTCCAGAAACTTATTTTGTAATGGATAGACTGATACAACATTTGCCAGCGCAAAGCACGTAACACATGGCCAATCCATACGGCAAATGCAGAAGTAATTACCCAAAAATAGTTGGCGGTTTTAATTTCCTGCCAGATCTTTCCTAAATCCTGACCTCTAAAAGCTAAATATAAAACCCCTATCCCGATTAAAAACAGGATGATATATTTTAGCGCTGTTTTGAGGTCGAATATCACAAGGTTATTTTAGCAAGTGGTTATTATCGTCAGGAAAAACCAATATTGGATTGTATTTTTTGGCTTCTTCTATTGGTAATGAGCCGTAAGACATAATGATGAGAATGTCGCCAAGCTGAGCTAAACGGGCTGTTGCACCATTTAAACAGATGGTTCCGGTACCGCGTTCGCCTTTAATTACATAAGTTTCGAAACGTGCACCATTATTATTATTTACAATCTGCACCTTTTCATTAGCGATAATGTTAGCTGCATCCATCAAATCTTCATCTATCGTAATACTGCCTACATAGTTCAATTCGGCTTGTGTTACCCTAACACGGTGTATTTTCGATTTTAATATTGTGATAACCATTCAGCAAAGTTAGTAATCAGTTTGGAGTTTTCAGTCATCAGTTTGGAGTTTCGCAAATCGGTAAATTCTGATTCTTGATACGCACATCCTGACTTTACTTAATAATCATATTATCGATCAGCCTGGTAGATCCTACTTTTGCAGCCACCAGGGCAACTAAGTTATTTTCATCCTTTGATTTGGCTGGTTCCAGTGTATCGCCATTGGCAATGGTAAAATAATCCAGTTCTACACCATCTATATTCCGGTAGAATGATTTGGCCTTATCCACCAATTCTGTTAGTGAATATTCTTTAAAATGATCGATAACGAACTGCAGCGATTTACTTAGCACTAATGAATGCATTCGGTCATCGGAAGATAAATGGATGTTCCGACTGCTCATGGCTAAACCGTCGGCTTCGCGGATAATCGGACAGGTAATAATGGTAATCGGCAGCTTGAAATAAGCCAGCATATTCTTGATCATTAATACCTGCTGGAAATCTTTTTGTCCGAACATGGCTACATCTGGCTCAACGGCATCAAACAATTTTTTTACAATCTGCGTTACACCTTGATAGTGGCCTTTTCTAAATTCGCCTTCCAACAGAAATTCGGCATTACCCAAATCAATTTGCCAAACCTCGTCGGCCCCGGTAGGATACATTTCATCTACGTTAGGCATAAATACGCCGTTACAACCAGCATCTGCCAGCATAGCTAAATCGTGTGCTATAGGGCGAGGGTATTTCTCTAAATCTTTAGGATCTGTAAACTGCGTTGGATTTACAAATATGCTACAGATAATGATATCGGCATTCTGCTGCGCCAGTTTTATCAACGATATGTGGCCATTGTGCAAGGCACCCATGGTAGGCACAAGCGCTATTTTTTTACCTGATGCTTTTAAGGGTTTTAAAAAAGCCTTAAGCGCTGCTTTGGTTTTAAATATTTCCAATTTGGACAAACTAAATTAAAGCCGTAAAGGTGTAAATTAATCTAAACGAAACCAAACAAATGCTTGCTATATTGATAAATAGTATTATTATGCTTACCTTTGCAGCTCATTATCTTTTATTTAACTTAATATTTTCTTAGAATATGGAGATGGCAAAAACGAAGCTGCTGATTGTTACACACGAGATGTCGCCTTTCCTCGAGCTTACTAAAATTTCTGAAATCACGCGCCAATTACCACAAGCAATGCAAGAAAAAGGATTCGAAATCCGTATCTTAATGCCTAAATTTGGTAACATCAACGAAAGAAGAAATCGTTTACACGAAGTAATCCGCTTATCAGGAATGAACATCATTATCGATGACAACGATAACCCTTTAATCATTAAAGTAGCCTCCATCCCAGCTGCACGCATGCAGGTTTATTTCTTAGACAATGAAGAATATTTCCAACGCAAACAAGTATTTAGAGATGCAAGCGGGAAATTTTTCGACGACAATGATGAACGCACAATTTTCTTTTGCAAAGGCGCGTTGGAAACGGTTAAAAAATTAGGCTGGGCGCCAGATATCGTTCACTGTCATGGCTGGATGAGTGCATTAGTTCCTGCTTATATCAAAACAACTTATAAAAACGATCCTACTTTTAAAAATTCTAAAGTAGTATATTCTGTTTATGAGGACGGCTTTACAGAGAAATTAAATGCTAGTTTTTCTAAGAAGGCAGTCATGGCAAATATGACTGAGGATGACACTAAAGCATTCTTACCATCTGATTGCGACAGCATGCATATTGGTGCGATAACACATTCTGATGCAGTAGTTTTAGCAGATGAAAACCTAAATAAAGATGTGTTAAAATTTGTTAAAGATTCCAATAAGCCAACATTAGCTTTTAACTTAACCGAGAATTTCGAAAACTTCTATACTTTTTATGAAGAAATTTCGAATGACGAACTGGTTTCACTTGCTTAATTAAGGTATTATTATTTTAAATATGAAATTTACAAAACAAGACTTATTAACCCTGTTGATAGGTCTTTTTCTTTTTGCATCGTGCAAAAACCCTGATGGTGTTGGTTTAGATGTAGATCCGAACGCTGCAATTACCGGAACGCTGGTGGTATCTCCTGTTAAATCTCAACTTGTACGAGAAGACGCTGCCAACACCGCCGGATTAATCCGTTACCCACTGGGCTATATGATTGACCCTGATTTTGGAAAAACTGAGGCTGCCTTAGCATTAACGGTTTATCCGGTAAGTACAAGTTACGATTTCGGTACTGCTCCGGTATTAGACTCAGCAGTTTTGGTATTAAAATTAGATACAACATCTACTTTAACCAAATTTTACGGCGATACCATCACTTCTAAATATAGTATTGATGTTTACCAGTTAGCCAATAAGGTTACAACTTATAAAAGCTCGGATGTACAGGCAATCAACAACACACTTTTAGGTAACTTTACAGGCAAAATAGCACCAAACACCAAAAGAAAGATATTTGACATCGTAACAGGCAAAGCCGATACTTTAAAAACTGTACCTGCTCAAATCCGGATTCCTTTAAACAGGGCATTTATACAAAACGCCATATTAAACTTAGGCACCGCAGGAACATCCACAAATGCAAAATTTATAGACGCATTTAAAGGCTTATATGCTCAGGTAAATAAAACATCTTCAACAGGGGCTGGAGGTATTGCATTTTTCAATTTCACAGGCACTGATTCATATTTACAACTGGTTTGGAAAAAAACCAATTCATCAAGCGGAATAGACACCACTAGCGTTAACTTTCCTATTGGAGCGTTGGTTCAAAATAGCAGTGGTGGCAGTTCAATTTCCGGAATAGCCGCAAACATTAAGCACGATTACACAGGCACTGAAGTGCAAAAACAAATTGATGTTGCAGTTCCAACAGATCCAGCCCAACAATATAGAGTAACTTACTTACAAGGCTTGGCCGGTGTAAAAACCAAATTAACGTTTCCAGAATTGACAGGCTTTACTGGCAAGTACGGAAAGGCAATTATTAATAAGGCAGAGTTGGTTGTAGAGCTTGGTGGTGCTGCCCCAGCATACCCTTTTAATGCCGCACAGCGACTTTCTTTATACCGTTGGGATATTGCACAACAACCAGCCGATATACCTGATTACACAACGTTCTCCGGTAGCGCTTCTGGCGGTGCAGCACTTTTTGGCGGTTATTTCGATTCGTTAAAAAAACGTTACATCTTTATCGTAACTAATTACGTTCAGAGCTTGATTGATAAAAACGTTGAAGATTATGGCACATTCTTAGCCCCTACGTCTTATACCGACTTCCAGAGAGCATCTACTGCTACATCTGCAGAAAGATCGATTATAGGCGCAAGCAGCTCAACTGCCAATAAGATAAAGTTAAATATTTACTATACTAAAATTAATTAACCATTTTAGTATATATAAGAAACACCTGCCAGCAAAACTGGCAGGTGTTTTTTTTTATCATTATTTTAAGGTTACGAATAAAAGCGCATAAAAAAAGCCACCTCTCATCAGGTAGCTTTTTTTATATATTTTAACCCACTCTTAAAACGGAAGATCTCCATTTTCATCTGATGGACCAATTGTAAATTCATCTTCAATTTTAGCTTCAGAACTTTGATGCGTTGGTGTAGTTGGACTTTGCTCGAAATCGCTTTTTCTGCCTAACATGGTAAAGTTTTCGGCCACAATTTCTGTTACATATTTTTTAACTTTTTCTTTATCTTCAAAGGATCTTGTTCTTAATTTGCCCTCTATATAAACCAATTTGCCCTTCTGAAGGTATTTGGAAGCAACTTCTGCTAAGCCACGCCATAACACGATATTGTGCCATTCCGTTTGTTCTACTCTTTTTCCGTCTTTGTTATATGTTTCCGAGGTAGCTAATGGAAAACTGGCTACTGTTACGCCACCGTCTAAATGTCGCACTTCAGGGTCTTTGCCTAAATGGCCTACTAAAATAACTTTGTTAATCCCAGACATAAATATTTTTGGTTAGTTGTTTTGTTTTCTAAGTGCACGCCGAATAAGATGGTTAGTTACTCCATTTTGTCCTTATAAAAATATTCCAGGACAAAATCATGGATTACTTTTGGCTGCGGTAACTCATCTAATTTACTTAAAGAAACCCAATTAAGTTCCTTTTGTTTATTAAAGTTAAATATATAATTTTTTAATGCAAAAAATTGTATATGGATTATTTGGTGAGTTAATATGTGCTTTTTGGCTTTTATAAATGTAAAATCGGCCTTACTTCCGAATACAGATTTTACGCGATCAATGAATATTGAATCGCTCCACTCGTATTCTTCTGTTGTTTCCACACTAGGGAAATCATATAAATGCTGCCATATATCACCTGCTTGTCTTTCCCTGATCAGTACTTTTTCATTTTCAAAACAAACAAAATAATTAATATACCGGTGTTTTTGTTCGGCTTTTCGAATTTTAACCGGCAGCACATTTACCTGACCATGGTTAAAGGCATAACACTCCTGACTAAGCGGGCAAACGCTGCAACTGGGCGATTTTGGCTTACACTGCATGGCCCCAAACTCCATAATAGCCTGGTTATATAAGGCGGGGTCTTCTTTATAGAGCAAATCATTTGCTAACGCATAAAACTCTTTTTTACCGGCTGGGCTATTTATTGGCGTAGCTAAACCATAGAACCTGGAGAGTACCCGAAATACATTTCCATCTACTACCGCCCGTGCTTCTCCAGACGAAAATGAGGAAATGGCAGCAGCTGTATATTCGCCAATTCCTTTTAATTTTATGAGCTCATCATGCAGGTTTGGGAAGATTCCATCGTAATCTTTCACCACAATTTGAGCGGTTGCATGCATGTTCCTGCCCCTCGAGTAATAACCCAGTCCTTGCCAAAGCTTCAAAACTCTGGCTTCAGTAGCACCAGCAAAATCGGCAACTGTAGGAAAATTCTCTAAAAACCTATTAAAGTACGGAAGTCCTTGTTCCACCCGGGTTTGTTGTAATATAACCTCTGATAACCAGATGGTATAGGCATCATTGGTATGCCTCCAGGGCAAATCTCTCTTGTTTATCAGGTACCAATTGATGAGTTCATTTTGAAATGTCATTACTGCAAATTACGGTCTATTTATCCGATTAAAAAAAAACTTGCAATTGCCTGATAAGTCTAGTGATAAAAAAATCATCTTTTATTTCCCTATCTCATTAAAAAGCAATACTTTTGCAACCCCAAAACAGTAGTAATATTAAAACATAATATATAATAAATAATAAAATATGACTAAGGCAGATATTATTTCAGAAATATCAACAAAAACCGGAATTGAGAAGGTTGATGTACAGGAAACAGTTGAGGCATTTTTCAAGGTTATCAAAACCAGCATGATTGGCGGTGAAAATGTATACGTTAGAGGCTTCGGAAGCTTTGTTGTTAAAAAGAGAGCGCAAAAAACTGCGAGAAATATCTCAAAAAACACTGCAATAATTATCCCAGAACACTTCGTTCCTAGCTTTAAACCAGCAAAAGTATTTGTTGATAAAGTGAAAAGCAATTCAAAAAAAATTAACGTAGAAGCCTAAGTCTTATATATGAATAGCAACATTAGATCAAAACAAACCATAATTATTGGAGCGATTGTATTGCTTGTTGCATTCTTATTTACAAGAGACATTAAGGGTTTGGTTAAACCAACGGAAGAAAATGGAAAAATGCCTTCAAGTGGCCCAATGGCCGGAGCAGCTTCTCCTTCAACCACATCGGTACTAAACCTCGAAACTTCGTCTACCGCTGCAAAGAATGTAATCAACAAGAACTTGGCTACAGATATTACAGCTTTAGAAAACAGCTATAAAGGCGCAAATGGCGCAGAGAAGATTGAACTTGCTAAACAACTGGCTCAGAAATGGGACGATGTTGAACAAATTACGCCATCTGCACTGTATTTAGAAGTTGTAGCCGAAGGCGAGCCATCATCAAAATCATGGTTAGCGGCTGGTAATCAATTTATAAAAGCTTTTGAAAGCACACAAGATAGCATAGCGCAACCTGCTTTATTGCAGAAAGCCAATGCATCTTACAAAAACGCATTAGAGAAAGACTCTACAAACATTGAAGCTAAAACGGGCTTAGGTGTAACGATAGTAAACGGCTTAGGCGCACCAATGCAAGGTATTGCAATGTTGCTAGAAGTTGTTGCTAAAGAACCTAAAAATGTAAAGGCTAATATGAATTTAGGATTGTTCTCCATAAAATCAGGTCAGTTTGATAAAGCAATTCCTCGTTTTAACACAGTAATTGCCGCTGCTCCAACTCCTGAAGCCTATTTTTATTTAGGAACAGCTTTAGAAAATTTAGGCAGAAATAAAGAAGCAGTAAATGCTTATCTATCAAGCAAAAAATTAGCGGCTAACCCAACCTTATCTTCATTCATTGATAAGAAGGTGGCTGAACTAAAGAATAAAAATTAATTAACAGATTAATAAAAACATTTAAAACTTAAAACTATGCCAAGCGGTAAAAAAAGAAAGAGACATAAAATGGCTACCCACAAACGTAAAAAACGTTTAAGAAAAAACAGACATAAGAAAAAATAGTTTCTTATTTGATAAAGCCAGTTAAACCTCATAGTAAACACTATGAGGTTTAAACAATTTACATGATTTTTTTATTGTATATCTTTTTGGCTACATCACTGTTTTTTATTTACTATCCATTTGTTAATAGGCGAAAGCCTTAAATCTGTAGCTGTTGGTAAAAGAATTAATTATCAATTCGACTCCTGCCGGAGTTACCATAGCGTTGATTGAAGACAAACAACTTGTTGAGCTTCACAAAGAACAAATCAATATTAACTACGCTGTAGGCGATATTTATTTAGGCCGCATTAAAAAAATTATGCCTGGTCTGAATGCCGCTTTCGTGGATGTTGGTTATGAAAAAGATGCTTTTTTGCATTACTTTGATTTGGGCCCTCAGGTGCAATCTTTAATTAAGCTAACGAAGATCAAGCGTAATGGCTCGGTTACAGGCACATTATTAGATAATTTAAAGCTAGAAGCCGATATTAACAAGGCAGGCAAAATTTCTGATGTGCTCAGTAAAAACATGCTCCTACCTGTACAAATTGCCAAAGAGCCAATTTCTACAAAAGGACCACGTTTAAGTTCCGACATTTCGATTGCCGGCAGGTATGTGGTACTGGTGCCATTCTCCAATACCATATCTGTATCAAAAAAAATTAAAAGTAATACCGAACGTAATCGTTTAAAAAAGATTATTGAAAGTATTAAACCTCAAAATTTTGGGGTCATTATCAGAACCGTTTCTGAAGGCAGAGGAGTTGCCGAAATGCAAAAAGATCTTTTAGATTTAATTGCTAAGTGGGAAAACTTCATTAAAAAAATGCCATCTACCGAACCTTCAAAAAGAGTTTGGGGAGAAATGGACAGATCATCAACGTTAATCCGTGATATTCTGAACCCTGATTTTACAAACGTTTACGTAAGTACACCTGAGCTGTACGATGATATCCGTTCTTATGTTCACGATATTTCTCCAGAAATGGAAAAGATCGTTAAACTGTACAAACAGAAAGAACCTATCTTCGATCATTTCGGTGTAGAAAAGCAGATTAAAAACGCTTTCGGAAAGACAGTAAACTTACCAGGTGGTGCTTACCTTGTTGTAGAGCACACTGAAGCACTCCACGTGATAGACGTGAACAGTGGAAACCGCACTGCCAGTAAAGAAAATCAAGAAGAGAATGCTTTACAGGTAAACAAAGAGGCGGCCAAAGAAATTGCCCGTCAATTGCGCTTGCGCGATATGGGCGGTATTGTGGTAATCGATTTTATCGATATGCACAAACCAACAAACCGTAAAATGCTATTCGATTATTTGCGTGAGCTGATGTTATTGGATAGAGCCAAACACACTATTTTGCCTCCAAGCAAATTTGGTTTGGTACAGATTACCAGACAACGTGTTCGTCCGGAAATGAATATTGTTACGGTAGAAAAATGCCCGGCCTGCGATGGGACCGGAGAAATTAAAGCGAGTATCGTTTTAATGGATGATATTGAGAACAACCTTAATTATATTTTAAGAGAGCAGAATGAAAAGGGCGTAACCCTTTGCGTACACCCATACATCGAAGCTTATATTACAAAAGGCATTTTCAACCTTCAACGCCGCTGGTTCTTTAAATACGGCCAATGGATTAAAGTTAAGGCACAATCATCGTATCACTTAACCGAGTTTCACTTCATCTCCGCAAAAGATGAAGAGATTAAATTATAACTCAAAACACATTTAACAGAAAGCCTGGATTTTTAAATCTGGGCTTTCTGTTGTTTAAGTGTATTTCAAATCTAAAATATTAATTAAGTGCCTCACTAAGTTATGCTCAGATGACTTAGGTGGTCAATATTTTTGGAAAACAACTGTCCTGTGCGTTTTGGCCACTTAGTCCTGCTATCCCTCCAAGTCCTCACTCATTGTTCGCTCCGGGCTTTCCGTTCTATCAGGTTTATCAACAATGGCGCTGCATTTTATAGTGATGTTTCAAACCTCGCAGGTTT from Flavobacterium sp. W4I14 includes these protein-coding regions:
- a CDS encoding pantoate--beta-alanine ligase (product_source=KO:K01918; cath_funfam=3.30.1300.10,3.40.50.620; cog=COG0414; ko=KO:K01918; pfam=PF02569; superfamily=52374; tigrfam=TIGR00018), coding for MSKLEIFKTKAALKAFLKPLKASGKKIALVPTMGALHNGHISLIKLAQQNADIIICSIFVNPTQFTDPKDLEKYPRPIAHDLAMLADAGCNGVFMPNVDEMYPTGADEVWQIDLGNAEFLLEGEFRKGHYQGVTQIVKKLFDAVEPDVAMFGQKDFQQVLMIKNMLAYFKLPITIITCPIIREADGLAMSSRNIHLSSDDRMHSLVLSKSLQFVIDHFKEYSLTELVDKAKSFYRNIDGVELDYFTIANGDTLEPAKSKDENNLVALVAAKVGSTRLIDNMIIK
- a CDS encoding hypothetical protein (product_source=Hypo-rule applied; pfam=PF14092), whose protein sequence is MKFTKQDLLTLLIGLFLFASCKNPDGVGLDVDPNAAITGTLVVSPVKSQLVREDAANTAGLIRYPLGYMIDPDFGKTEAALALTVYPVSTSYDFGTAPVLDSAVLVLKLDTTSTLTKFYGDTITSKYSIDVYQLANKVTTYKSSDVQAINNTLLGNFTGKIAPNTKRKIFDIVTGKADTLKTVPAQIRIPLNRAFIQNAILNLGTAGTSTNAKFIDAFKGLYAQVNKTSSTGAGGIAFFNFTGTDSYLQLVWKKTNSSSGIDTTSVNFPIGALVQNSSGGSSISGIAANIKHDYTGTEVQKQIDVAVPTDPAQQYRVTYLQGLAGVKTKLTFPELTGFTGKYGKAIINKAELVVELGGAAPAYPFNAAQRLSLYRWDIAQQPADIPDYTTFSGSASGGAALFGGYFDSLKKRYIFIVTNYVQSLIDKNVEDYGTFLAPTSYTDFQRASTATSAERSIIGASSSTANKIKLNIYYTKIN
- a CDS encoding single-strand DNA-binding protein (product_source=KO:K03111; cath_funfam=2.40.50.140; cog=COG0629; ko=KO:K03111; pfam=PF00436; superfamily=50249; tigrfam=TIGR00621), whose product is MSGINKVILVGHLGKDPEVRHLDGGVTVASFPLATSETYNKDGKRVEQTEWHNIVLWRGLAEVASKYLQKGKLVYIEGKLRTRSFEDKEKVKKYVTEIVAENFTMLGRKSDFEQSPTTPTHQSSEAKIEDEFTIGPSDENGDLPF
- a CDS encoding aspartate 1-decarboxylase (product_source=KO:K01579; cath_funfam=2.40.40.20; cog=COG0853; ko=KO:K01579; pfam=PF02261; superfamily=50692; tigrfam=TIGR00223), yielding MVITILKSKIHRVRVTQAELNYVGSITIDEDLMDAANIIANEKVQIVNNNNGARFETYVIKGERGTGTICLNGATARLAQLGDILIIMSYGSLPIEEAKKYNPILVFPDDNNHLLK
- a CDS encoding starch synthase (product_source=KO:K00703; cath_funfam=3.40.50.2000; cog=COG0297; ko=KO:K00703; pfam=PF08323; superfamily=53756) → MEMAKTKLLIVTHEMSPFLELTKISEITRQLPQAMQEKGFEIRILMPKFGNINERRNRLHEVIRLSGMNIIIDDNDNPLIIKVASIPAARMQVYFLDNEEYFQRKQVFRDASGKFFDDNDERTIFFCKGALETVKKLGWAPDIVHCHGWMSALVPAYIKTTYKNDPTFKNSKVVYSVYEDGFTEKLNASFSKKAVMANMTEDDTKAFLPSDCDSMHIGAITHSDAVVLADENLNKDVLKFVKDSNKPTLAFNLTENFENFYTFYEEISNDELVSLA